The Schaalia dentiphila ATCC 17982 sequence CACGACGAAGGGCTGCTACCGCGGGCAGGAGACCATTGCTCGCGTCCTGAACCTGGGCCGCCCCCCGCGCCGCCTTACCTACCTGCAGCTGGACGGTTCGCGCGGCGACCTACCCGCGCCCGGCACGCCCATCGAGGTGGGCGGACGCCAGGTTGGCGTCATCACCTCCTCGGCCCGCCACGCGGACGAGGGGCCGGTCGCCCTTGCGCTGATCGCCCGGGCTGTGCCCGTGACGACCGTCTTCGACATCGACGGCGTTGCCGCTGCCCAGGAGGAGATCGTGCCCGTTCACGGCAAGTCCTCCGTGTCCCCGGAGACCCGCCCGGGCGCCGACCTCTCGCGCGAGGCCGGCCAGCGCGGCGGTTCCACGGGCTTCGGCGGCCTCGGCTCGGCCCTGGGGTCGCGCTGATGCGCGCCGTCATCCAGCGTGCCACCTCGGGCGAGGTCCGCGTCGACGGCACCGTCGTCGGCCGCCTCGCCTTCGACAGCCTTGACGAATCCGGTGCGCGCCGCGAGACCGCGGCGTCCGGCGTTGGCGGGCAGGACCCAGCAGTCCCGGCGGGGGAGAGCGGCTGCGAGAAGCGCCAGGGCCTTGTTGTCCTCCTGGGGGTCCAGCGTGGCGACGGTGCCGAGCAGGTGGCCACGGTGGCCCGCAAGATCGCCGAGCTGCGTA is a genomic window containing:
- the dtd gene encoding D-aminoacyl-tRNA deacylase; translated protein: MRAVIQRATSGEVRVDGTVVGRLAFDSLDESGARRETAASGVGGQDPAVPAGESGCEKRQGLVVLLGVQRGDGAEQVATVARKIAELRILDGELSAADAGAPILVISQFTLYGDTRKGRRPSWAHAAPGEEAESLVDAVVADLRGRGLHVETGQFGAMMEVSLVNDGPFTVLVEA